In Methanocaldococcus lauensis, a single genomic region encodes these proteins:
- the galU gene encoding UTP--glucose-1-phosphate uridylyltransferase GalU, whose protein sequence is MIKKAVIPVAGFGTRLLPITKAQPKEMLPVVNKPIVQYVVEDLVEAGIKNILFVTGKGKQAIENHFDINYELECKLKDSNKYDLLKAIKEIDNLGNIFYTRQKEQKGLGDAILYGEEFVGDEYFIAMVGDTIYSENIVKDLITVHEKYGCSVIALERVPMEEVYKYGVVEGEEIEEGIYKIKNMVEKPKVEEAPSNLIITGAYLLSPKIFEKIRQTPPGRGREIQITDALNLLLKEEEVLGVEIKCKRYDIGDVLGWLKANVEIGAEKLPEFREFLKEFVKNL, encoded by the coding sequence ATGATAAAAAAAGCAGTAATACCAGTTGCAGGTTTTGGAACAAGACTGTTGCCAATAACCAAAGCACAGCCAAAAGAAATGCTCCCAGTAGTTAATAAGCCAATTGTTCAGTATGTCGTTGAAGATTTAGTTGAGGCAGGGATAAAAAATATTTTATTTGTTACAGGGAAAGGAAAACAGGCAATAGAGAATCATTTTGATATAAATTATGAGTTAGAGTGCAAATTAAAGGATTCCAATAAATATGATCTTTTAAAGGCCATTAAAGAAATTGACAATTTAGGGAACATATTTTATACAAGACAAAAAGAGCAAAAAGGTTTAGGAGATGCTATTTTGTATGGAGAAGAGTTTGTTGGAGATGAATACTTCATAGCAATGGTTGGAGATACAATTTATTCGGAAAATATTGTAAAGGATTTAATAACAGTTCATGAAAAATATGGATGCTCAGTTATCGCATTGGAGAGAGTACCTATGGAAGAAGTTTATAAGTATGGAGTAGTTGAAGGAGAAGAAATTGAGGAGGGGATTTACAAAATAAAAAATATGGTAGAAAAGCCAAAAGTGGAAGAAGCTCCTTCAAATTTAATTATAACTGGAGCATATTTACTATCACCAAAGATATTTGAAAAGATAAGACAAACTCCACCAGGAAGGGGAAGGGAGATACAAATTACTGACGCCCTAAATCTACTTTTAAAAGAGGAAGAAGTTTTAGGAGTAGAAATTAAGTGTAAAAGATATGATATTGGAGATGTGTTAGGTTGGTTAAAGGCAAATGTAGAGATTGGTGCTGAGAAACTTCCAGAATTTAGAGAATTTTTAAAAGAGTTTGTTAAGAATTTATAG
- a CDS encoding UDP-glucose dehydrogenase family protein codes for MNKIKKISVIGSGYVGLIQGVGLAELGFEVVGIDIDETKVKALNKGECPLYEEGLEELLKKHVNKNLVFTTSYEPIKESEIIFLCVGTPQDKDGNADLRFLFSAVEKIKETIDKNDYKVIVIKSTVPVGTNRKVKELLKDYNVDVVSNPEFLREGIAVYDFFNPERIVLGFENLDNKKPIEIMKHVYKYFDEKGIPFIITNWETAELTKYASNAFLATKISFINELAKLSDKVKADIKTISYAMGLDKRIGNKFLNAGIGYGGSCFPKDVKALIKQFENNDIEPILIKATDIVNEEQIKWFFEKIKNYYGNLNGKTFAVLGLAFKPNTDDLRESRAIKLIDMLLENGAIVKGFDYVKKARKNATNLYKFDKSMAFYGYNIYILDDLYETVKDVDGIIVTVEYNEFNNENWEKISNLVKRKVIFDGRNILVPEKIKKFGFTYFGVGR; via the coding sequence ATGAATAAAATTAAAAAAATCTCAGTTATTGGGTCAGGATATGTAGGATTGATTCAAGGTGTAGGATTAGCGGAGTTGGGCTTTGAAGTAGTAGGAATAGATATAGATGAAACAAAAGTTAAAGCTTTGAATAAAGGGGAATGTCCATTATATGAAGAAGGTTTAGAAGAATTATTAAAAAAACATGTAAATAAAAATTTAGTATTTACAACATCTTATGAACCTATTAAAGAATCAGAAATTATATTTTTGTGTGTTGGGACGCCACAAGATAAAGATGGAAATGCAGATTTAAGATTTTTATTCTCAGCTGTAGAAAAAATAAAAGAAACAATTGATAAAAATGATTATAAAGTTATTGTTATAAAATCAACGGTTCCTGTAGGGACTAACAGGAAAGTTAAAGAACTTTTAAAGGATTATAATGTTGATGTTGTTTCAAATCCAGAATTTTTAAGAGAAGGGATTGCTGTATATGATTTCTTTAATCCAGAAAGAATTGTTTTAGGTTTTGAAAATTTAGATAATAAAAAACCTATAGAGATTATGAAACATGTTTATAAATATTTTGATGAGAAAGGAATTCCATTTATAATAACCAATTGGGAAACAGCAGAGTTAACAAAATATGCTTCAAATGCATTCTTAGCAACAAAAATATCATTTATAAATGAATTAGCCAAATTATCTGATAAAGTTAAAGCAGATATAAAAACTATAAGCTATGCTATGGGGTTAGATAAAAGAATTGGAAATAAATTCTTAAATGCTGGAATCGGATATGGTGGAAGCTGTTTTCCGAAGGACGTTAAAGCATTAATAAAACAGTTTGAAAACAATGATATCGAGCCAATATTAATTAAAGCTACAGATATAGTTAATGAAGAACAGATAAAATGGTTCTTTGAAAAAATAAAGAATTATTATGGAAATTTAAATGGAAAAACCTTTGCTGTCTTAGGATTAGCTTTTAAGCCAAATACTGATGATTTAAGAGAAAGTAGAGCTATAAAATTAATAGATATGTTGTTGGAAAATGGGGCCATCGTTAAAGGCTTTGATTATGTTAAAAAAGCAAGAAAAAATGCCACGAACTTATATAAATTCGATAAATCAATGGCATTTTACGGCTATAATATCTATATCTTAGATGACTTATACGAAACAGTTAAAGATGTCGATGGGATTATTGTAACTGTTGAATATAATGAGTTTAATAATGAAAATTGGGAAAAAATATCTAATTTAGTTAAAAGAAAAGTAATTTTTGATGGTAGAAATATCTTAGTTCCTGAAAAAATTAAAAAATTTGGTTTCACATACTTTGGGGTGGGTAGATGA
- a CDS encoding NAD-dependent epimerase/dehydratase family protein — protein sequence MKYSDILVTGSAGFIGFHLCKYLLENFEDIKVVGVDNLNNYYNPILKKKRNEILKSYNNYEFIKLDFSNWDELLESLKDKEIDLIVHLGAQAGVRYSLKNPWVYVKSNDLGTLNIFEFARRFDINKVVYASSSSVYGGNKKIPFSEDDRVDKPISLYAATKRANELMAHTYHHLYGIKMIGLRFFTVYGEYGRPDMAFWKFTKNILLGKPIDVYNYGKMMRDFTYISDVVDGIMSAIKKDFEYEIFNLGNDNPVKLEYAISLIEKYSGKKAIKNYLPMQPGDVEKTWADLTKSRKLLDYNPKVSIEDGLKRFVYWFKENFDWVKDI from the coding sequence ATGAAATACAGTGATATTTTAGTTACAGGAAGTGCAGGGTTTATAGGATTCCATCTATGTAAATATTTATTAGAGAACTTTGAAGATATAAAAGTTGTTGGAGTAGATAATCTCAATAATTATTACAATCCAATTTTAAAGAAAAAAAGAAATGAAATATTAAAAAGTTATAACAATTATGAATTTATAAAGTTAGATTTTTCTAATTGGGATGAACTATTGGAGAGTTTGAAAGATAAAGAAATTGATTTAATTGTTCATTTAGGGGCTCAGGCAGGAGTTAGATATTCTTTAAAGAATCCATGGGTTTATGTTAAATCAAACGATTTAGGAACTTTGAATATATTTGAATTTGCCAGAAGATTTGATATAAATAAGGTTGTTTATGCCTCATCATCATCTGTCTATGGGGGAAATAAGAAGATACCTTTTAGTGAAGATGATAGAGTTGATAAACCGATTTCTCTATACGCTGCAACTAAAAGAGCAAATGAGTTGATGGCTCATACATATCACCATTTATACGGTATTAAGATGATTGGATTAAGATTCTTTACAGTTTATGGGGAATATGGAAGACCAGATATGGCTTTTTGGAAATTTACAAAAAATATACTGTTGGGAAAACCAATAGATGTTTATAATTATGGAAAAATGATGAGGGATTTTACATATATTTCCGATGTTGTGGATGGTATTATGAGTGCTATTAAAAAAGACTTTGAATATGAAATATTTAATTTAGGAAATGATAATCCAGTTAAGTTGGAATATGCCATAAGTTTAATTGAAAAATACTCTGGAAAAAAGGCTATTAAAAATTATTTACCAATGCAACCAGGGGATGTAGAAAAAACTTGGGCAGATTTAACAAAATCAAGAAAACTTTTAGATTATAACCCAAAAGTTTCTATTGAAGATGGTTTAAAAAGGTTTGTATATTGGTTTAAAGAGAACTTTGACTGGGTTAAAGATATTTAA
- a CDS encoding nucleotide sugar dehydrogenase, whose translation MNYKICVVGLGYVGLPLAMNFAKHFKVVGFDINEERIKELNNGFDRNYEFTKDDFEKIKNNIEFTTDEKKIKECDIVIVTVPTPITKDKKPDLRFLESASKIVGRNLKKGAIVVYESTTYPGCTEEFCLPILEKESGMKLGDFYIGYSPERINPGDKNHTINQITKIVAGCNEKVTKILCKIYGKITKVYPVSSIKVAESAKVIENIQRDINIALFNELAMLFDKLGIDSKEVFDAAATKWNFIRFYPGFVGGHCIPVDPYYLVAKALEVDYIPELITAGRRVNETIPKYVASKIVKLLIKYDKSIKNANICILGATYKENVPDLRSSKVKDLIEELKDYGIKNIVVVEPLINQERIFGVNNIKELKGKYDVIIYAVNHKDFENLDILSHLNNDGILIDIKRKFHKEEIENKGFIYWGL comes from the coding sequence ATGAATTATAAAATATGTGTTGTTGGCTTAGGTTATGTTGGCTTACCATTAGCCATGAATTTTGCTAAGCACTTTAAAGTAGTTGGTTTTGATATTAATGAAGAAAGAATTAAAGAACTAAATAATGGTTTTGATAGAAATTATGAATTTACAAAAGATGACTTTGAAAAAATAAAAAACAATATTGAATTCACTACTGATGAGAAAAAAATTAAAGAATGTGATATAGTAATAGTTACAGTGCCAACACCAATAACAAAGGATAAAAAACCTGACCTAAGATTTTTGGAAAGTGCATCAAAAATTGTTGGGAGAAATTTAAAAAAAGGTGCTATTGTAGTGTATGAATCTACAACCTATCCAGGATGCACTGAAGAGTTCTGCTTACCAATCTTAGAAAAAGAAAGTGGGATGAAATTAGGGGATTTTTATATTGGATATAGCCCAGAAAGAATAAATCCTGGAGATAAAAATCACACTATTAACCAAATAACAAAAATTGTTGCTGGATGTAATGAAAAAGTAACTAAAATTTTATGTAAAATCTATGGAAAAATTACTAAAGTATATCCTGTCTCTTCAATAAAAGTAGCTGAAAGTGCTAAAGTTATTGAAAATATTCAGAGGGATATAAATATCGCCCTATTCAATGAATTAGCAATGTTATTTGATAAATTAGGTATTGATAGTAAAGAAGTATTTGACGCTGCCGCAACAAAGTGGAATTTTATTAGATTCTACCCGGGATTTGTTGGAGGACATTGTATTCCTGTAGATCCCTATTACTTAGTGGCAAAGGCATTAGAGGTTGATTATATTCCAGAACTTATAACTGCTGGAAGGAGAGTGAATGAAACAATCCCTAAGTATGTGGCAAGTAAGATAGTTAAATTATTAATAAAATATGATAAATCAATAAAAAATGCAAATATATGCATATTAGGAGCCACATATAAAGAAAATGTTCCAGATTTAAGAAGTAGTAAAGTGAAGGACTTAATTGAAGAATTGAAAGATTATGGGATTAAAAATATTGTAGTAGTTGAGCCGTTAATTAATCAAGAGAGAATATTTGGTGTAAATAATATAAAAGAACTTAAAGGAAAATACGATGTAATTATCTATGCAGTAAATCATAAAGATTTTGAAAACTTAGATATTTTAAGTCATCTAAACAATGATGGAATACTCATAGATATAAAAAGAAAATTCCATAAAGAAGAGATTGAAAACAAAGGTTTTATTTATTGGGGATTGTAA
- the asnB gene encoding asparagine synthase (glutamine-hydrolyzing) translates to MCGINGIVRFSENVLEEEIKKMNDTIRHRGPDDEGVCIFNTENYSIGLGHVRLAILDLSEKGHQPMGYNIENDKIIYRDDELYKADIIIVYNGEVYNYLELKERYNLETETGTDTEIILKLYNKLGYDCVKEFNGMWAFCIYDKRKNILFCSRDRLGVKPFYYYWDENEFVFSSELKGILSVKKINKKENINKEAVELYFALGFIPSPYCIYKNTFKLEARQNLIFDLNKKEIKKYYYWELPKYNPIYDKEKLIEEGKKLLYDAVKIRMRSDVPVGAFLSGGLDSSTVVGVMREFTDLKKLHTFSIGFEGKYDETPYIKIVVDYFKTNHHHYYFKEEDFEKLIDKYSWIYDEPFGDYSGFPTYKVSEMAKQFVTVVLSGDGGDEIFGGYLNHVNGYRMDFIRKLPKILRILGSKLPVKKNLNGIVNLYLLKEAFRLSLINPEKFYAESIKEEAIRPEIYKKWTTEKMKYCLIKGDNKLGESMRIFDLLYNTLPDNFLVKVDRSSMANALEVRSPFLDYRFAEFSQKIPTEWKIDLFKTKKLMREIIKDILPEEIVNRGKQGFTPPLADWILKEKYLNEIFEKVEILKEIDYELYRFFKEKVFKNKEQSLYRNYLIRLFLFIKWWERWIDMVKLSK, encoded by the coding sequence ATGTGTGGAATTAATGGCATAGTAAGATTTTCAGAAAATGTTTTAGAAGAAGAAATTAAAAAGATGAATGATACAATTAGGCATAGGGGACCTGATGATGAAGGAGTTTGCATATTTAATACAGAAAATTATTCTATTGGTTTAGGTCATGTTAGATTGGCAATATTGGATTTAAGTGAAAAAGGACATCAACCAATGGGTTATAATATTGAAAATGATAAAATAATTTATAGAGATGATGAACTATATAAAGCGGATATTATTATTGTCTATAATGGAGAGGTTTATAACTACTTAGAATTAAAGGAAAGATACAATTTAGAGACAGAGACTGGAACAGATACTGAGATTATTTTAAAACTTTACAATAAATTGGGCTATGACTGTGTAAAAGAATTTAATGGGATGTGGGCATTTTGTATTTATGATAAAAGAAAGAATATACTATTCTGTTCAAGAGATAGATTAGGAGTTAAGCCATTCTATTATTATTGGGATGAAAATGAATTTGTTTTTTCTTCTGAATTAAAGGGAATCTTATCTGTAAAAAAAATAAATAAAAAAGAAAATATAAATAAAGAGGCTGTTGAGTTGTACTTTGCTTTAGGTTTTATTCCATCACCATACTGTATCTACAAAAACACCTTTAAATTAGAGGCTAGGCAAAATTTAATCTTTGATTTAAATAAAAAAGAAATTAAAAAGTATTATTATTGGGAACTACCAAAATATAATCCAATTTATGATAAAGAGAAATTGATTGAAGAAGGTAAAAAGCTGTTATATGATGCAGTTAAGATAAGAATGCGTTCTGATGTGCCTGTTGGGGCATTTTTAAGTGGTGGCTTAGATAGTTCCACAGTTGTTGGAGTTATGAGAGAATTTACCGATTTGAAAAAATTACATACTTTTTCTATAGGTTTTGAGGGAAAATATGATGAAACACCCTATATAAAGATAGTTGTCGATTATTTTAAGACGAATCATCACCATTACTATTTTAAAGAAGAAGATTTTGAAAAACTAATTGATAAATACAGCTGGATTTATGATGAGCCGTTTGGGGATTATTCTGGTTTTCCAACGTATAAAGTCTCTGAAATGGCAAAACAATTTGTTACGGTTGTTTTAAGTGGTGATGGAGGAGATGAAATTTTTGGTGGATATTTAAATCATGTAAATGGCTATCGTATGGATTTTATTAGAAAATTACCAAAAATTTTGAGAATTTTAGGTTCTAAGTTACCAGTAAAGAAAAATTTAAATGGTATTGTTAATTTGTATCTATTAAAAGAAGCATTTAGATTATCCCTAATAAATCCAGAAAAGTTCTATGCCGAATCAATAAAAGAAGAAGCTATAAGGCCAGAAATTTATAAAAAATGGACTACGGAAAAAATGAAATATTGCTTAATAAAAGGAGATAATAAGTTAGGGGAATCTATGAGAATCTTTGATTTGTTATATAATACACTTCCAGATAATTTTTTAGTTAAAGTAGATAGATCATCTATGGCTAATGCCTTAGAAGTTAGAAGCCCATTCTTAGATTATAGGTTTGCAGAGTTTAGCCAAAAAATCCCTACTGAATGGAAAATAGATTTATTTAAAACTAAAAAATTAATGAGAGAAATTATTAAAGATATTTTACCAGAAGAAATAGTTAATAGAGGAAAGCAGGGATTTACTCCACCATTAGCCGATTGGATTTTAAAGGAAAAATATTTAAATGAGATTTTTGAAAAAGTTGAAATACTAAAAGAGATTGACTATGAGTTATATAGATTCTTTAAAGAAAAAGTTTTTAAAAATAAAGAGCAAAGTTTGTATAGGAATTATTTAATAAGATTGTTTTTATTTATTAAATGGTGGGAAAGATGGATAGATATGGTAAAATTAAGTAAATGA
- a CDS encoding methyltransferase domain-containing protein, whose amino-acid sequence MKFELLNYIVCPNCKSKLRVKKELIENDEIKEGLLECPKCSNLYPIKNYIPIFINEDKYAKSFSFEWKVHKTTQMIYTDENEIKFFKTTGLKKDELKDKFILDVGCGVGRFMEIANKYGGIVFGIDVSDSVYSAYENIGYRENIHIIKADLFNLPFNKEFFDIIYSVGVLHHTPNPKSAFLSLIPYLKKNGYICIGVYSNEGIKAKVGNTISECVRFFTKRLPEPKLWRLINYSMPYLIKIRKIPFIGIITLGFLPIDPNKPVEYNTLEVFDWLSPTYQHYYTYNEIIEWFKEGELGNIVKNEVPVSVKGQKL is encoded by the coding sequence ATGAAATTTGAACTTTTGAACTATATTGTTTGCCCAAATTGTAAATCAAAATTGAGAGTAAAAAAAGAATTAATTGAAAATGATGAAATAAAAGAAGGGTTACTTGAATGCCCAAAATGTAGTAATTTATATCCTATAAAAAATTATATTCCTATTTTTATAAATGAGGATAAATATGCTAAGTCATTTTCTTTTGAATGGAAGGTCCATAAAACTACACAAATGATATATACTGATGAAAATGAAATAAAATTTTTTAAAACTACTGGTCTAAAAAAAGATGAACTGAAGGATAAATTTATTTTAGATGTTGGTTGTGGGGTAGGTAGATTCATGGAAATTGCCAATAAGTATGGTGGAATTGTATTTGGTATTGATGTATCGGATTCAGTATATAGTGCCTATGAAAACATTGGGTATAGAGAAAATATTCATATTATTAAAGCAGATTTATTCAACCTTCCGTTTAATAAAGAATTTTTTGATATAATTTATAGTGTAGGGGTATTACATCATACTCCTAACCCAAAAAGCGCATTTCTTTCATTAATTCCATATTTGAAAAAAAATGGATATATTTGTATTGGAGTATATTCTAATGAAGGTATAAAGGCAAAGGTTGGTAACACTATAAGTGAGTGTGTTAGATTCTTTACAAAGAGACTGCCTGAACCTAAACTATGGAGACTAATTAATTATTCTATGCCATATTTAATTAAAATTAGGAAAATTCCATTTATTGGTATAATAACACTTGGATTTTTACCAATAGACCCCAATAAACCTGTAGAATATAACACATTGGAAGTTTTTGACTGGCTTTCACCTACATATCAACACTATTACACTTATAATGAAATTATAGAGTGGTTTAAAGAAGGTGAGTTAGGTAATATAGTTAAAAATGAGGTGCCTGTTTCTGTAAAAGGTCAAAAATTATAA
- a CDS encoding glycosyltransferase, whose amino-acid sequence MYPEISIIMSAYNEPEKYLRESIESILNQTFKDFEFIIILDNPNNVKAERIIKEYQKKDKRIVFIKNEKNLGLAGSLNNGLDIAKGKYIARMDADDIALPERLEKQYKYMENNKNIDLLFSWVYFIDENGNILKEFKPSKEKIKNLSKYFFKEHLLVHPTLMAKSEILKKNKYDENQKRSQDFELWMRLITKGYKFDIIEEFLLKYRVLKENYRSRIKKQIEYSKYSLKALWKHKKYYWKNIYYWNNFLWHFSIFLSIKIVPKKILTILIKLKGR is encoded by the coding sequence ATGTATCCAGAAATATCTATTATAATGTCAGCTTATAATGAGCCAGAAAAATATTTAAGAGAATCCATAGAATCTATTCTAAATCAAACTTTTAAAGATTTTGAGTTTATTATTATTTTAGATAATCCAAACAATGTTAAAGCAGAGAGAATTATTAAAGAATATCAAAAAAAAGATAAAAGAATAGTTTTCATAAAAAATGAAAAAAATTTAGGTTTAGCAGGTTCATTAAATAATGGTTTGGATATTGCCAAAGGTAAGTATATCGCAAGAATGGATGCTGATGATATTGCATTACCAGAAAGATTGGAAAAACAATATAAATATATGGAAAATAATAAGAATATTGATTTGTTATTTAGTTGGGTTTATTTTATCGATGAAAATGGAAATATTTTAAAAGAATTTAAACCATCAAAAGAAAAAATTAAAAATTTAAGTAAATATTTTTTTAAAGAACATTTGTTGGTTCATCCAACATTAATGGCAAAAAGTGAAATTTTAAAGAAAAATAAATATGATGAAAATCAAAAAAGGTCTCAGGACTTTGAGCTTTGGATGAGATTAATAACAAAAGGTTATAAGTTTGATATTATTGAGGAATTTTTATTAAAATATAGAGTTCTAAAAGAAAACTACAGAAGTAGAATAAAAAAACAAATAGAGTATTCAAAATATTCTTTAAAAGCTTTATGGAAACATAAAAAATATTATTGGAAAAATATTTATTATTGGAATAATTTTTTATGGCATTTTTCTATATTTTTGTCTATAAAAATTGTGCCAAAAAAGATATTAACTATACTAATAAAATTAAAAGGTAGGTGA
- a CDS encoding sulfotransferase family protein, producing the protein MKIPNLFIIGEPKCGTTTIHYTLNTHPDIFMCPVKEPAYFCKDFHEESDRYHGKKLYYPIREEDQYLELFRDAKNEKIIGESSTLYAYSKVAAKEIYKFNPEAKIIYIIREPVDFLYSLHSHYYRNLEETIDDLKKAIEIEPLRKKWKFLPKYVPNPSILYYTERVKYYNHISKYLDMFGNDQILILTYDELKNDPKKLFKRIFDFLGVDSSYKPNIRIENVGKDIKSKLFHKLLIKGYHSNLKYVLPLKFRRKLGNFLKEINLTHKKQKQFDNNLVNYIKEITYNEIFELNKIIDMDLIKLWKYDR; encoded by the coding sequence TTGAAAATACCTAATCTTTTTATAATCGGGGAGCCAAAATGTGGTACTACTACGATACATTATACTTTAAATACTCATCCAGATATTTTCATGTGTCCTGTAAAAGAGCCTGCATATTTTTGTAAAGATTTCCATGAAGAATCTGACAGATATCATGGAAAAAAATTATATTATCCGATTAGAGAAGAAGATCAATATTTGGAGCTATTTAGAGATGCTAAAAATGAAAAAATCATAGGAGAATCTTCAACGCTATATGCATATTCAAAAGTAGCTGCAAAAGAAATATATAAATTTAATCCAGAAGCAAAAATTATATATATAATTAGAGAGCCTGTTGATTTTTTATACTCCTTACACTCACATTATTATAGAAATTTAGAAGAAACTATTGATGACTTAAAAAAAGCTATTGAAATAGAACCATTACGAAAAAAATGGAAATTTCTACCAAAATATGTCCCAAATCCTTCAATATTGTACTACACAGAAAGAGTAAAATATTATAACCATATTTCAAAATATTTGGATATGTTTGGCAATGATCAAATACTTATATTAACTTATGATGAATTAAAAAATGACCCTAAAAAATTATTTAAAAGAATATTTGATTTTTTAGGCGTTGATAGTTCATATAAACCTAACATAAGAATAGAAAATGTAGGTAAAGATATAAAATCTAAATTATTTCATAAATTATTAATAAAAGGCTATCATTCCAATCTCAAATATGTATTGCCTTTAAAATTTAGGAGGAAATTAGGTAATTTCTTAAAGGAAATTAATTTAACACATAAAAAACAGAAACAATTTGACAACAATTTGGTTAATTATATAAAAGAAATAACTTATAATGAAATATTTGAATTAAATAAAATTATTGATATGGATTTAATTAAATTGTGGAAATATGATAGGTGA
- a CDS encoding FkbM family methyltransferase, which produces MEEIFIYEVYKYLKNLKCILELGGFLGESAVYLAMNGNKRVVTFEPDPKNFKYLIKNVSQFDNIEYYNFAVVNRKKHGSSELLYYKSDEFDYGGNLYGMYDKKHKIKIRSVGIDEIIDKYNFDGIKMDIEGCEFEIIEYFMENKNKFNFCKGYIEIHFEGKNEDNMKIFRKFINFLENNGYKYKIYKDNKEMSLSNILHLYNNLSDKKWLIFVLYFEKL; this is translated from the coding sequence TTGGAAGAGATCTTCATATATGAAGTATATAAATACTTGAAGAATTTAAAATGTATATTGGAGTTAGGAGGTTTTTTAGGTGAATCAGCAGTATATTTAGCTATGAATGGTAATAAAAGAGTTGTTACTTTTGAACCAGATCCTAAGAATTTTAAATATTTGATTAAAAATGTTTCTCAATTTGATAATATAGAATATTATAATTTTGCTGTTGTAAATAGAAAAAAACATGGTTCTAGTGAGCTACTTTATTATAAATCTGATGAATTTGATTATGGAGGGAATCTATACGGTATGTATGATAAAAAGCATAAAATAAAAATAAGAAGTGTTGGGATTGACGAAATTATTGATAAATATAATTTTGATGGAATTAAAATGGACATTGAAGGATGTGAATTTGAAATTATTGAATATTTCATGGAAAATAAAAATAAATTCAATTTTTGTAAGGGATATATTGAAATTCATTTTGAAGGGAAAAATGAGGATAACATGAAGATATTTAGAAAATTTATCAATTTTTTAGAAAATAATGGATATAAATATAAAATATATAAAGATAACAAAGAGATGAGTTTATCAAATATACTACATCTTTACAATAATTTAAGTGATAAAAAGTGGTTAATATTTGTACTATATTTTGAAAAACTTTAA